In the genome of Candidatus Syntrophosphaera sp., one region contains:
- a CDS encoding DUF192 domain-containing protein, with the protein MPRYLLSLMILTLVLGLSACKREPKSPETDQTAESAIPGTIFRKDGELSILAPDGNLRGSFGIELANTERTITQGLMYRESMASNQAMLFDPQGLSRNPFWMKNTYLPLDILFIDDERRIMHIAENTHPFSEETIQPGGIYRYVLEINAGLAHQLKLNIGDTLTWTLAPSTGS; encoded by the coding sequence TTGCCCAGATATCTTCTTTCCCTAATGATCCTGACCCTGGTCCTCGGCCTCAGCGCCTGCAAGCGTGAACCTAAAAGCCCGGAAACGGATCAGACAGCGGAAAGCGCCATTCCCGGCACGATCTTCCGCAAGGACGGGGAACTGAGCATTTTAGCACCGGACGGAAATCTCCGCGGCAGCTTCGGCATCGAGCTCGCCAACACGGAAAGGACTATCACCCAGGGCCTCATGTATCGCGAGAGCATGGCGTCAAACCAGGCCATGCTGTTTGATCCTCAAGGCCTTTCCCGCAATCCCTTCTGGATGAAGAACACCTACCTGCCTTTGGATATCCTGTTTATCGACGACGAACGCAGGATCATGCACATTGCCGAGAACACTCATCCCTTCAGCGAAGAAACAATCCAACCCGGAGGCATCTACAGATACGTCCTGGAGATCAATGCCGGGCTTGCCCATCAACTCAAGCTCAATATCGGAGACACCCTCACATGGACGCTCGCTCCCTCAACCGGATCCTGA